In Halogranum gelatinilyticum, the DNA window TGCAGATGCTTCTCACCTCCTCGGAAGAGGCCGACCGCGCCGGCCAGGGCGACGTCGAAGGTCTCGACCTCGTCCCCGGCACGAACGTCCGGTTCAAGGAGGGCCAGAAGGTCCCCCACATGGGCTGGAACGAACTGAACGTCCAGCGCGACCACCCGCTCGTCGAGGGCATCGACGGAGAGTACGCCTACTTCGTCCACTCCTACTACGCCGTCCCCGACGACGACGAGGCCGTCCTGGCGACGACGGACTACGGCATCGACTTCCCGGCGATGCTCGCCAACGAGGCAGGCAACGTGATGGGCACGCAGTTCCACCCCGAGAAGAGCGGCGAGACCGGGCTGCGGATTCTCCGGAACTTCGTCGAATACTGCGCCGAACAGTAGTCTCGGCTGCCTCTCTCGTCGAAGACGGCGACAGCCAGCGGCTGTGGCTCGGTGCGTCGCTGCACGCGCCACCCACTCCCACAATATCCTCCTGACCCGACGCCCTTTTGCCAGTCACCGGCAAACCACCGCGTAGCATGAAAGCCGTCACCCTCGGTCCCGCTGGCACGTACTCCCATCGCGCCGCCCGCGCCGTCGCCGACGACGTGGAGTTCCGCGAGTCGGTCACCGCCATCGTCGACGCCGTCGCCGACGGCGACTACGCCCGCGGGGTCGTCCCCATCGAGAACAGCATCGAGGGCAGCGTTACCGAGACGCTCGACGCCCTCTCGAACCGGGAAGTGGCCGTCACGCAGGAGATCGTCACGCCCATCCGCCACGCGCTGCTCGCTCAGAGCGGCAACTTCGAGACCGTCGCCAGCCACTCCCAGGCACTCGCGCAGTGTCGCAGCTACCTCGAAGCCGAGTATCCCGACGTGTCGCTCGAAGCCGTCGCCAGCACGGCCCGCGGTGTCGAGCGCGCCCGCAACGACCCGACCGTCGCGGGCATCGGCCACCCCGACAACGCGGGCGACGACCTCCAAATCATCGCCGAGGACATCCAGGACCGCAAGTCGAACGCGACGCGCTTCTTCGTCGTCGCGCCCATGAGCGAACGCTCGGACGCGGGCGGCAAATCGTCGGTCGTCGTCTACCCGAACGCCAACTATCCCGGCCTCCTGCTCGAACTGCTCGAAGCCTTCGCCGAGCGCGACATCAACCTCTCGCGCATCGAGTCGCGGCCGAGCGGCGACCGCCTCGGTGACTATCTCTTCCATCTGGACTTCGAGGCCGGACTGTACGAGGACCGCGCACAGGAAGCGCTCGAAGACGTCGAAGAGATCGCTCGCAAGGGCTGGGTCCGTCGGCTCGGCTCCTACGACACCCGCCACGTGCTGTACTGAGACGGAGCCGACGGCCACCGAGTCCTGTCGACGCTCGGTCGTGTCGTTCCCGTAGCAACAACGTTGAAGGTGTAAGGGAACCGATAGTACGGTACGATGCCAGACCGCTCGAACCCGTTCAAGGATATCGAAGAGTTGTTCGACCGCATGAGCCACGGTTTCGAGCCGCGCGGGCTCGCCCTCCACGAGGTCGCCGTCGACGTGAGCGAGACGGATGACGAACTCGTCGTCACCGCGGACCTCCCCGGCTACGACAAGGAAGACATCGACGTCGCCGTCGAGGGCGACCGCCTGACGATCACCGCCGACCACGAGGAGACGACCGAAGAGGGAGACGATGTGGGCGAAGTCGACGAAGGGGACGAAGGCGATGAAGCAGACGACGACGTCCACTACCACCGCCGCGAGCGGACCCGCCGGACGGTGAGTCGGAGCCTCCACCTGCCCACCGCGGTCGACGAGACCGCTGCGAGCGCGACCTACCGGAACGGCGTCCTGACCGTCACCCTCCCCAAGCCAGCGGCTGGCGACGAAGGCTACGACATCGACGTCCAGTAACCAGCCGCTCGCCGCGAGCGACGGCCCGTCGATACCGTTCGCCCGTCCGTCTCTCACGACACTCGATTTTCTCCCGTTAATCCCACCGTGTCGAACGCTGACCAGAGCTAGAATATCTCACGGAGCGCGCGTCTCTCGTGCGATTGGCTATCTCGCGTCCAGCAACGTTTAAGCTCACAAACGGCGTACTGAGGTGCCGGAGATATACAATCATGATGCGACGTTCCAACCCCTTTGATTTCAGTGAACTCGACCGAATGTTCGAACGCATGAGCCGCCAGTTCGAAGACATGAACCGCCAACTCGGTTCCTGGGAGGGCAACGTCGGCGAGATGGTCAGCCACCGCGGCATGGCCATCGACGTCGCCGAGCACGACGACAGCCTCGTCGTCGTCGCCGACCTGCCGGGCTTCGAGAAGGACGACATCGACCTCACAGTCGCTGGCCAGACGCTCACCATCGTCGCCGAGCGCGAGATGGCCTCCGAGTCCGGTGACGAGGAGAGCGAGTACCTCCGCCGCGAGCGACGCAGCGAGTCCATCCGACGCAGCATCCGCCTCCCCGTCGACGTCGACGAAGAGGGCGCGAGCGCGAGCTACCAGAACGGTGTCCTGACCGTCAGCCTCCCCAAGTTCCAGGCCGACGACGAGGACGACTCCCACCACATCGACGTCCAGTAAGCGACCCGGTCCCCGGTAAGCAATCCAGTCTCCGGTAAGCGACCCACTCTCCAGTACCTGTCCGGTCGGCTCATCGGAGTCGAGAGACCATCCCCGCACGCCGCGGTGCACGCTCGGTTTTCTTTCGTCCCCTACCACTCCAGCGACGCTGCCGTCTCGTCGACCGTCTCCTTCCACGCCGGCGGTAGCTCCCCGCCCCGTTTCGGCGGGTCGAGCGGCAGTGTCAGTGCCGTGTAGTCGACGTGTTCGAACGCGTCGGCGACGCGCTCGCCGACGAACTCCGCGTTCTGCCGCTTCGAGGAGACACCGCCCGAGGCGAGGTCGTAGTAGGTCGTGAAGAGCTGTCGGACGTGGACGGTCTCGGCGTCGACCGTCTCGCTCGCGAGATGGCGGAACAGTTTGGCCGTGTTGTCCGCGGGGTCGGCGCGCCGCCGTGCTCGCTGCCGTACCCGCCGCTCGTAGTACCTTCGCCAGCGACGTCGACCGGGGTCGAACCCACGCGGTACTCCGTCGTCCAGTGGAAGCCCGGATGTCGCTGGGCGAGCGTCTCGCGGAGTCGACGTTGGACGCGCGTCGCGGCGGTGGCCACGAGCTGGCCGTCGGCCGGGGGCGGCCTCAAGCTTTCGCCTGGCGTGCGTCGCGTGGACACGTGACAGGGAGATCAGACAGACACGGACGTCAGGTATAGGAGTATTTTAGGGTTCGACCCGACACACACGACTATGGACTACAACCCGCAGGAACTCGAACAGCGCTGGCGAGAGCGTTGGGCCGAGACAGGTCGGTACGAGGCCGACCCGAGCGACGTCGCCGACGAGGACCCGACGTTCGTCACCGTCCCGTATCCGTATCCGAGCGGCGGGATGCATATCGGCCACGCCCGGACGTACACCGTCCCCGACGTCTACGCGCGCTACCGTCGCCAACAGGGCGACAACGTCCTCTTTCCCATCGCGTGGCACGTCACCGGCACGCCCATCATCGGTGCCGTCGAGCGGCTGAAGAAGCGCGAGCCCAAGCAGATGTCCGTCCTGCAGGACACCTACAACGTCCCCGAAGACAGCCTCTCGGACCTCGAGACCCCGATGGGCTTTGCCAACTACTTCATCGAAGAGCACTACAAGCAGGGGATGCAGTCGCTCGGCCTCTCGGTCGACTGGCGACGCGAGTTCAACACGAACGACGACCGTTACTCGCAGTTCATCACGTGGCAGTACGAGACGCTGCGCGACCACGGCCGACTGGAGAAGGGACTGCACCCCGTCAAGTTCTGTACCGACGAGGAACAGCCCGTCACGACCCACGACCTGCTGGAGGGTGAGGAAGCCGAGTTCCAGGAGTACACGCTGGTCAGATTCGGGTGGGACCACGAGGGCGAGTCAGATACCCACTCGCGTGGTTCGTCACCGCGCGAGGTGATCGTCCCGATGGCGACGCTCCGCCCCGAGACGGTCTACGGCGTCACGAACGCCTACATCGACCCCGAAGCGAGTTACGTC includes these proteins:
- the pheA gene encoding prephenate dehydratase; protein product: MKAVTLGPAGTYSHRAARAVADDVEFRESVTAIVDAVADGDYARGVVPIENSIEGSVTETLDALSNREVAVTQEIVTPIRHALLAQSGNFETVASHSQALAQCRSYLEAEYPDVSLEAVASTARGVERARNDPTVAGIGHPDNAGDDLQIIAEDIQDRKSNATRFFVVAPMSERSDAGGKSSVVVYPNANYPGLLLELLEAFAERDINLSRIESRPSGDRLGDYLFHLDFEAGLYEDRAQEALEDVEEIARKGWVRRLGSYDTRHVLY
- the hsp14 gene encoding archaeal heat shock protein Hsp14; translated protein: MMRRSNPFDFSELDRMFERMSRQFEDMNRQLGSWEGNVGEMVSHRGMAIDVAEHDDSLVVVADLPGFEKDDIDLTVAGQTLTIVAEREMASESGDEESEYLRRERRSESIRRSIRLPVDVDEEGASASYQNGVLTVSLPKFQADDEDDSHHIDVQ
- a CDS encoding Hsp20/alpha crystallin family protein is translated as MPDRSNPFKDIEELFDRMSHGFEPRGLALHEVAVDVSETDDELVVTADLPGYDKEDIDVAVEGDRLTITADHEETTEEGDDVGEVDEGDEGDEADDDVHYHRRERTRRTVSRSLHLPTAVDETAASATYRNGVLTVTLPKPAAGDEGYDIDVQ
- the hisH gene encoding imidazole glycerol phosphate synthase subunit HisH yields the protein MSTTHPPEETLADVVVVDYGLGNLRSATRGLERAGANVTVSDDPDSIDEADGIVLPGVGAFGDGMENAGPFRESLTQAAADGMPVFGICLGMQMLLTSSEEADRAGQGDVEGLDLVPGTNVRFKEGQKVPHMGWNELNVQRDHPLVEGIDGEYAYFVHSYYAVPDDDEAVLATTDYGIDFPAMLANEAGNVMGTQFHPEKSGETGLRILRNFVEYCAEQ